One Candidatus Eremiobacteraceae bacterium genomic region harbors:
- a CDS encoding C1 family peptidase, whose product MVDDVIRIVLLALGALILLLATVSYVQFCYQEITGSGQVIIDPLSVVNDEGTRNDTLGTALAQMLQSDLESRASEFQAAQKELALTAPPDSPVATGSSSMPSRAEVVGNVRGWTPDVPLKMSLLRRINTGLLQPIDMKLSVAGMDVGGILPWLQRLLTSRRTLHFTLYSHADETEVFGSIAALGVDGPGIRLLVHGEDGKAPSSRVVVDRLAYEIFRQKLASDAPTGKVDLLKPEEFVSLASAIVKAGDANRESVGGRPVKDDFLEILPDVTKLCDAVPRWTELAYFAGWIADKGSDPGTAIQFYKQVLSQTDAVQSPDLYKYLSSHVAELEAAVAPSGSAVPEKANWSVDYTPYVREIRDSGQEGSVVGQALATAMEMQIKRSLHKDVEISPRYIYYAARLVEGTVNLDSGARIADAVDALAKQGAVEEAVWPYKAGEYAATPPDAVSTAARWRLIQPKSLKGLDAIIKALRDDGPVVVGIAMYQESMSAQAAKTGVIPLPQKSSSAIGGHAIVLVAYDDQRKEFKFVNDWGQSWGDKGYGYLSEDYIQEYSSDAWIFKHVVRQST is encoded by the coding sequence GTGGTTGACGACGTCATCCGGATTGTCTTGCTTGCCTTGGGAGCCTTGATTCTGCTCCTGGCTACAGTTTCGTATGTTCAGTTCTGTTACCAAGAGATCACGGGATCCGGTCAAGTTATTATCGACCCTCTTTCGGTCGTCAATGACGAGGGAACGCGTAACGACACCCTCGGCACAGCTCTTGCACAGATGCTGCAGTCAGACCTCGAATCCCGTGCAAGTGAATTCCAAGCCGCTCAGAAGGAATTGGCGCTGACCGCGCCGCCAGATTCGCCAGTCGCAACAGGATCCTCGTCCATGCCCTCGCGCGCGGAGGTCGTCGGAAACGTGCGAGGTTGGACTCCCGATGTGCCGCTGAAAATGTCCCTCCTCAGAAGGATCAACACCGGCCTACTCCAGCCCATAGACATGAAGCTCTCGGTCGCGGGCATGGACGTCGGCGGAATCTTGCCCTGGCTCCAGAGGTTACTGACCAGCAGGCGTACCTTGCATTTTACTCTTTATTCGCACGCGGACGAAACGGAGGTCTTCGGTTCAATCGCTGCGTTAGGAGTCGACGGTCCAGGGATTAGGCTTCTCGTACACGGCGAAGACGGAAAAGCCCCTTCATCGAGAGTCGTTGTGGATCGACTGGCTTATGAGATTTTTCGACAGAAGCTAGCGAGCGATGCACCCACGGGAAAGGTCGATCTGCTGAAGCCAGAGGAGTTTGTCAGCCTGGCCAGCGCGATCGTCAAAGCCGGAGACGCAAACCGAGAGTCTGTCGGCGGACGTCCAGTGAAAGATGATTTCCTCGAAATACTTCCTGATGTCACAAAGCTTTGTGACGCGGTCCCGAGATGGACGGAACTTGCGTACTTTGCGGGCTGGATTGCCGACAAGGGCTCCGACCCCGGTACGGCCATACAGTTCTATAAACAGGTCCTCAGTCAAACCGATGCCGTGCAGAGTCCCGACCTTTACAAGTACCTCAGTTCCCATGTCGCGGAGCTTGAAGCGGCCGTTGCCCCAAGTGGATCGGCGGTTCCCGAGAAGGCAAACTGGTCGGTTGACTATACACCCTATGTGCGAGAGATTCGCGACAGCGGACAGGAGGGAAGCGTCGTAGGCCAGGCTTTGGCGACCGCGATGGAAATGCAAATCAAACGAAGTCTTCATAAGGACGTCGAAATAAGCCCGCGCTACATCTACTACGCAGCGAGGCTGGTTGAGGGTACCGTAAATCTGGATAGCGGGGCGCGGATCGCGGATGCCGTCGATGCACTTGCAAAGCAGGGAGCAGTCGAAGAAGCCGTATGGCCCTACAAGGCAGGAGAGTACGCGGCAACTCCTCCGGACGCCGTCAGCACCGCCGCAAGATGGCGGCTCATCCAACCTAAGTCCCTGAAGGGACTGGACGCAATCATAAAGGCCTTGAGAGACGACGGTCCCGTGGTCGTGGGCATCGCGATGTACCAGGAAAGCATGTCGGCCCAAGCCGCCAAGACCGGAGTAATCCCGCTCCCTCAAAAGTCCTCATCCGCGATCGGCGGTCACGCGATTGTGCTCGTCGCATACGATGATCAAAGGAAGGAATTCAAGTTCGTCAACGATTGGGGACAGAGCTGGGGCGACAAAGGTTACGGGTATCTATCCGAGGACTACATCCAAGAGTATTCGTCCGATGCCTGGATCTTCAAGCATGTAGTGCGGCAATCCACGTAG
- a CDS encoding lipase family protein — MSQPLDPAAAVRYGEFVIDAYAMYQGNQSSLTPAPIVPAGWALVAWIQMSDFVLFNSTPKFYGYIARNANSPDQHLIVIRGTVGWVEWIDDCSILKVPFAQAPGAGRVAYGFDKIYSTMNVVPKTSTLAKTLAVSPSQTLTGSFGEQVDQLVAARPRSAALPPDAVEPPPSLVVTGHSLGAALCTLYVMEHAAKKQAGAPTICTFASPRVGDSVFVAAFNALALTSWRIVNVQDLVPGLPPPLLGYAHVDCETAKDSNGLVQWTPTCWHVMETYLALLDGSLKPGSDCALSAQDLASVRSQ, encoded by the coding sequence ATGAGCCAGCCGCTCGATCCCGCGGCCGCCGTAAGGTACGGCGAATTCGTCATCGACGCGTACGCGATGTATCAGGGGAATCAATCAAGCCTGACTCCCGCGCCGATCGTGCCTGCTGGCTGGGCGCTCGTCGCCTGGATCCAAATGTCCGATTTCGTGCTGTTCAATTCGACGCCGAAATTTTACGGCTACATCGCGCGCAACGCGAACAGTCCCGATCAGCACCTCATCGTGATCCGCGGCACCGTCGGCTGGGTCGAATGGATAGACGACTGTTCGATTCTCAAGGTTCCTTTCGCGCAGGCGCCGGGCGCGGGCCGAGTCGCCTACGGATTCGACAAGATCTACTCGACCATGAACGTAGTGCCGAAGACGTCGACGCTCGCCAAGACCCTCGCCGTGTCGCCGTCTCAAACCTTGACCGGCTCCTTCGGCGAGCAGGTCGACCAGCTCGTGGCCGCGCGTCCGCGAAGCGCTGCTCTCCCTCCCGACGCAGTCGAGCCGCCACCCTCGCTCGTCGTCACGGGTCACAGCCTCGGCGCCGCCCTGTGCACGCTCTACGTCATGGAGCACGCCGCGAAGAAACAGGCCGGCGCGCCGACGATCTGCACGTTCGCGTCGCCGCGCGTCGGCGACTCCGTCTTCGTCGCCGCGTTCAATGCGCTCGCTTTGACCTCGTGGAGAATCGTCAACGTCCAAGATTTGGTCCCAGGCCTGCCTCCTCCGCTCCTGGGCTATGCGCACGTCGACTGCGAGACGGCCAAAGATTCTAACGGGCTGGTGCAGTGGACTCCGACGTGCTGGCACGTGATGGAAACCTACCTGGCCCTCCTGGACGGTTCCCTGAAGCCCGGCTCCGATTGCGCGCTCAGCGCTCAAGATCTCGCATCGGTTCGGTCGCAATAG
- a CDS encoding tyrosinase family protein, with product MRPHISRANFVGMTGAATLTVLVQPGHGLRALGATVYVRRDVGGMSAADPAILAYRTAVRQMRALPPSDPRSWTYQAAIHGTFATPARPSWNTCEHGTYFFWSWHRMYLYWFERICRSMCGDDCWALPYWNWSSPAQRQLPATFRETSSELYTPNRDPAMNSGAGSLPATDVDYSGAFAFGDFTTADSVIQGTPHGDVHVDVGGWMGSVPTAAQDPIFYLHHCNIDRLWNLWLAQGGGRSDPTSDAAWRSKTFTFFNESGDPVTMTGCDVLRAAFQLGYLYEGEPAQVNQYCPPTFHLPPTYYLTETLVHLPIPPVTLGSKPSSFAVNLRDLRARLAPALASPHETLLLQLGDVEASSQPGAVWDVYFGLSKGAQPDPKSPFFVGTLSLFGTGIRSDRAHKFMPASFTFAIGKALKASFAARETQASVTFVPHGILIDGRPSRPTVRSTVRIGEASIAVQTGRRRTG from the coding sequence ATGCGGCCGCACATCTCTCGCGCCAATTTCGTGGGAATGACCGGCGCGGCGACGCTCACTGTGCTCGTGCAGCCCGGGCACGGCCTGAGAGCCCTCGGCGCAACCGTATACGTCCGTCGCGACGTCGGCGGGATGTCGGCCGCCGACCCGGCGATCCTCGCGTATCGAACGGCGGTCAGGCAGATGCGAGCGCTGCCGCCGTCGGACCCGAGGAGCTGGACTTATCAAGCGGCCATCCACGGCACGTTCGCGACGCCGGCGAGGCCTTCGTGGAACACCTGCGAGCACGGCACGTACTTCTTCTGGTCGTGGCATCGAATGTATCTCTACTGGTTCGAGCGGATTTGCCGCTCGATGTGCGGCGACGACTGCTGGGCGCTGCCGTACTGGAACTGGTCGTCGCCTGCGCAACGGCAGTTGCCGGCGACGTTCCGCGAAACGTCGAGCGAACTCTACACGCCCAATCGGGACCCGGCGATGAACAGCGGCGCCGGCTCGCTACCCGCGACCGACGTCGACTATAGCGGAGCATTCGCGTTCGGCGATTTTACCACGGCCGATTCGGTCATACAGGGAACGCCGCACGGCGACGTGCACGTCGACGTCGGGGGTTGGATGGGGTCCGTGCCGACGGCCGCGCAAGATCCGATCTTCTACCTGCATCACTGCAACATCGATCGGCTTTGGAACCTATGGCTCGCCCAGGGCGGGGGAAGGTCCGACCCGACGTCGGACGCGGCCTGGCGCTCGAAGACATTTACCTTCTTCAACGAGAGCGGGGACCCGGTGACGATGACCGGGTGCGACGTCCTTCGCGCCGCCTTTCAGCTCGGCTACCTATATGAAGGGGAGCCGGCGCAAGTCAACCAGTACTGTCCCCCGACCTTCCATTTGCCGCCGACCTACTATCTCACGGAGACGCTCGTCCATTTGCCGATCCCGCCGGTGACGCTCGGGTCGAAGCCGTCGTCCTTCGCCGTGAATTTGCGCGACCTGCGCGCTAGATTGGCGCCCGCGCTCGCGTCGCCGCATGAGACGCTCTTGCTCCAGCTCGGCGACGTCGAGGCGTCGTCGCAGCCCGGCGCCGTCTGGGACGTCTACTTCGGCTTGTCCAAAGGCGCCCAACCGGATCCGAAGAGCCCGTTCTTCGTCGGCACCCTCTCGCTCTTCGGCACCGGGATACGCAGCGACAGGGCCCACAAGTTCATGCCGGCCAGCTTTACGTTCGCAATCGGCAAGGCGCTCAAGGCGTCGTTCGCGGCGCGCGAGACGCAGGCGAGCGTCACGTTCGTTCCGCACGGGATTCTCATAGACGGCAGGCCGTCACGGCCGACGGTGAGGTCGACGGTCAGGATCGGCGAAGCGAGCATCGCCGTCCAGACGGGGCGTCGTCGCACGGGCTAA
- a CDS encoding C1 family peptidase: MPTVRGTQPTLHKISRYGWIPDLPDKRDVPYATLMKAAPLPASVDLTAKCPPVYDQGQLGSCTANAIGAALEFDQKISPFVPSRLFIYYNERAIEGTVPSDNGAQIRDGIKSVSSQGACDEVLWPYNVSEFAVTPTPPCYAAALKFTATNYYSIDQDLTQMKTCLAEGFPFVFGFTVYDAFESAAVAANGVLDLPGPDEHVIGGHAVLAVGYDEASQRVRVRNSWGAGWGQAGYFTMPYAYITDPNLATDFWTIRLTSE; encoded by the coding sequence ATGCCGACTGTTCGAGGTACGCAACCGACTCTTCACAAGATATCGAGGTACGGCTGGATACCGGACCTTCCCGACAAGCGCGACGTTCCGTACGCGACGCTGATGAAAGCGGCGCCGCTGCCCGCGTCGGTCGACTTGACGGCGAAATGCCCTCCGGTATACGATCAGGGCCAACTCGGAAGCTGCACGGCGAACGCGATCGGGGCGGCGCTCGAGTTCGATCAGAAGATATCGCCGTTCGTCCCCTCTCGCCTTTTTATCTACTATAACGAGCGAGCCATCGAAGGAACCGTCCCCAGCGACAACGGCGCGCAGATTCGCGACGGCATAAAGTCCGTCAGCTCGCAGGGCGCATGCGACGAGGTGCTTTGGCCGTACAACGTATCGGAGTTCGCGGTTACGCCAACGCCGCCGTGCTACGCCGCTGCGCTCAAGTTCACCGCGACGAACTACTACAGCATCGACCAAGACCTCACGCAGATGAAGACCTGCCTCGCGGAAGGGTTCCCCTTCGTCTTCGGGTTTACGGTCTACGACGCGTTCGAAAGCGCGGCGGTCGCGGCAAACGGGGTCCTGGACCTGCCGGGGCCCGACGAGCACGTCATCGGCGGGCATGCGGTTCTCGCGGTCGGGTATGACGAGGCCTCGCAGCGTGTGCGTGTTCGCAACTCGTGGGGCGCCGGCTGGGGACAGGCCGGTTACTTCACCATGCCTTACGCCTACATCACCGATCCGAACCTTGCAACCGATTTTTGGACCATCCGCCTGACTTCCGAGTAA
- a CDS encoding alkaline phosphatase family protein, producing the protein MAIETIVVLMLENRSFDHFFGYLQGPGYDVDGLTQTEVNYLDPVHQTGRVRVSDDAPYVPDVDPSPGHEFANVAVQLHGPSGSTGLASNVGFVCDYASVAGAAKAGAVMRCFSPKRLPVVTTLAREFAICKAWFSSLPGPTWPNRFFAHCATSGGYVDGALTREYTMRTLYQNLSAAGVNWRVYYHDMPQSLALLHQRQYFAAKYELYGQAFVRDCEEGRLPQYSFIEPRYFNEGSSRANDQHPIHGVVNGELLVAEVYEALRASPQWDNAMLIVTWDENGGFYDHVPPVAATPPDDQTQQFDFASYGVRVPAIVVSPLIASRTIDPDVHDHASIPATAKEAFALPEYLTKRDADAKSVTALCSLKQPRRDAPSRLPRPSADAMVASAAASFESQSLNDLQVELLALARELGGVGSPRNTMIAAPPVSQAAAAAEIRAHLDRFRASLT; encoded by the coding sequence ATGGCGATTGAAACCATCGTCGTCCTCATGCTCGAGAACCGGTCGTTCGACCATTTCTTTGGCTACTTACAAGGCCCGGGGTACGACGTCGACGGCCTGACGCAGACCGAAGTCAACTACCTCGATCCGGTCCATCAGACCGGACGGGTCCGTGTTTCGGATGACGCGCCCTACGTTCCCGACGTCGATCCGAGCCCGGGCCATGAGTTCGCGAACGTCGCAGTCCAGCTGCACGGCCCGTCCGGGTCGACGGGCCTTGCATCGAACGTCGGCTTCGTCTGCGACTACGCTTCCGTGGCCGGCGCGGCCAAGGCCGGCGCCGTCATGCGCTGCTTCAGCCCGAAACGATTGCCCGTCGTCACGACGCTTGCCCGCGAGTTCGCCATCTGCAAGGCTTGGTTCTCGTCGCTGCCCGGTCCGACGTGGCCCAACCGGTTCTTCGCCCACTGCGCGACGTCGGGAGGGTACGTCGACGGCGCGTTGACGCGCGAATATACGATGCGGACGCTCTATCAAAACCTGAGCGCGGCCGGCGTCAACTGGCGCGTCTACTACCACGACATGCCCCAGTCGCTCGCGCTGCTGCACCAACGGCAGTACTTCGCCGCGAAGTACGAGCTGTACGGCCAGGCCTTCGTCCGCGACTGCGAAGAGGGGCGGCTTCCCCAGTACTCGTTCATCGAACCGCGCTACTTCAACGAGGGCAGCTCGCGCGCGAACGACCAGCACCCGATTCATGGCGTCGTCAACGGCGAGCTGCTCGTCGCCGAGGTCTACGAAGCCCTGCGCGCCTCGCCCCAGTGGGATAACGCCATGCTCATCGTCACGTGGGACGAAAACGGAGGTTTCTACGACCATGTGCCGCCGGTAGCGGCGACGCCGCCCGACGATCAAACGCAGCAGTTCGATTTCGCGTCGTACGGCGTCCGCGTGCCCGCGATCGTTGTCTCGCCGCTCATCGCATCGCGCACGATCGATCCCGACGTGCACGATCACGCGTCCATCCCGGCGACGGCCAAAGAGGCGTTCGCGCTCCCCGAATACCTCACGAAACGAGATGCCGATGCGAAAAGCGTGACCGCACTGTGCAGCCTGAAGCAGCCGCGGCGAGACGCTCCTTCGCGTCTCCCTCGACCGAGCGCCGACGCCATGGTGGCGAGCGCGGCCGCAAGTTTCGAATCGCAGTCGCTGAACGATCTGCAAGTCGAGCTGCTCGCGCTGGCGAGGGAATTGGGCGGCGTCGGCTCGCCCAGGAACACGATGATCGCGGCTCCGCCGGTTTCGCAAGCGGCCGCGGCCGCGGAAATTCGCGCGCATCTTGATCGCTTCAGGGCGTCCTTGACCTAG